ATCATGAACAGCTTCACGCGTAATCTCTTTAATTGGCGTACCGTCAATGATGATTTGCCCAGAAGTCGTGTCATAGAATCTCATGAGCAGGTTAACCATTGTAGACTTACCAGCACCAGTAGGGCCTACGATAGCGATCTTTTGACCTGGTTCTGCCTTGGCTGAGAAGTCGTTAATGATAACGCGGTCTTCATTATAGCCAAAGTGTACATTTTGAAATTCGACAGCACCCTTGGGATTAGGTAATGTTGTTGCTTTACCTGTTTCATCGGCTAGTTCATCTTCAGCTAAAAAGGCAAAAATCCGCTCAGATGCTGCACCTGCTGATTGCAAAGACGTCACTGCTTGGGCAATTTGCGTAAGGGGTTGTGTGAAGAGACGAATATAAATCATGAAGGCAACGATAACACCAAATTCGATTTTACCATCAATTGCTAATACAGCACCCACTAAACAGACCGCAGCATAGCCAAAGTTACCGATAAATTGCATGATTGGCATCATCAAACCTGATAGAAACTGTGATTTCCAAACAGAGTTGTATAAGCGTTCATTAATGGCATCAAATTCATCTTGTTTTTCTTTGTCAGCATTTGATACCTTGACCATGTTATGGCCTGAGTAAATTTCCTCAACAAAGCCATTGACTTCTCCCAGCCCACTTTGTTGGGCATTAAAGAACTTTTGAGATTTACTCATAATCAACATCATGAGACCAAACCCAATGGCTGTTGTTGCGATGGCGGTCAAGCTCATCTGGATATTTGTTTTAAACATCATGATGATTGAGCCAAAGAATAGGGTGAGCGCTGATACTAAACTACCAACTGATTGGTTAAGCGCTTGGCTAATGGCATCGACATCGTTGGTCACACGTGATAAGGTATCCCCATAAGGATGACCATCAAAATAACGTAGCGGTAGTTTGTTAATTTTTGTCGAAATATCTTGGCGTAATTTCTTAGAGGCACGCTGTGTGACTGTTGCCATGATGAAGCCTTGACTATAACTCAAAATAGCAGATCCGGCATAAAAGGCAATCAGTAACATCCCAATCGACATGATTTTATCCAAATCGATATCGCCATGACCTGGATAGCCTTTAGGAATAAAACTGGCTTGTAAGCCACTGATGATTTTATTTGTTATTTCTGACAATCTATCTGGACCTATGATGGTCAGATAAGCACCACCACATGCTGCAATCGCCGCAACAAAAATACCACCATACCATGGCTTAACATATTTCAATAAATCAGATAATGCTTTTTTGATATTCTTAGGTTTTTCGCCACCGCGACCAAGACCGCGTCCGGGACCAAATCCACGACCCGCAGGCCGTCTAGACGTCTGTGTTTCAGTACTCATTAGGCTAACTCCTCCTTAGATAGTTGTGAATAAGCAATTTCTTGATAGACTGGATTGCTTGCTAAAAGTTCAGTGTGTGTCCCATGACCAACTACTTTCCCTTTGTCCAACACAATAATTTGATCTGCATCAATAATCGTCCCAATACGCTGTGCGACAATTAATTTTGTCGTCTCTGCAGTTTCGCGGTTCAAGGTATCACGTAAAACACGGTCAGTCTTATAATCCAGTGCTGAGAAACTATCATCAAATACCAGAATCTCTGGTCGACGTGCTAAGGCACGCGCAATTGCAAGGCGTTGTTTTTGACCACCAGAAAGGTTGAGCCCACCTTGTGAAATTTCAGCATCCAAGCCTTTTTCATTTTTTGTGACAAATTCTTCTGCTTGTGCAAGACGAACTGCTGACATAAGGGCCTCATCAGTTAAGTCACCACCTGCATTTGTCCCAAAGGCCAAGTTAGATCGAATTGTCCCATTAAACATGACTGGTTTTTGCGGGATAAAGCCCATTTTATTATGTAGGGCATTTTCCGTATAATCCTTAACATTGACACCATCAACCAACACTTGACCTGCTGTGACATCATAGTAACGCGGAATAAGATTAATTAAAGTGGATTTACCAGACCCAGTAGAGCCGATAAAGGCGACAGTTTCCCCTTTATTTGCCTTAAATGATATGCCTTCGATCACATGTTCAGAAGCATCCGCATATTGGAAGTAGACGTTTTTAAACTCAACTGTCCCAACTTCTGTTGCAGCATCGCCATCTTTCGTACCATTTTTGATAGATGAGTCTGTATCGATCACCTCATTAATCCGGCCAGCAGATACATTAGCACGTGGCATCATGATGA
The DNA window shown above is from Lactococcus paracarnosus and carries:
- a CDS encoding ABC transporter ATP-binding protein translates to MSTETQTSRRPAGRGFGPGRGLGRGGEKPKNIKKALSDLLKYVKPWYGGIFVAAIAACGGAYLTIIGPDRLSEITNKIISGLQASFIPKGYPGHGDIDLDKIMSIGMLLIAFYAGSAILSYSQGFIMATVTQRASKKLRQDISTKINKLPLRYFDGHPYGDTLSRVTNDVDAISQALNQSVGSLVSALTLFFGSIIMMFKTNIQMSLTAIATTAIGFGLMMLIMSKSQKFFNAQQSGLGEVNGFVEEIYSGHNMVKVSNADKEKQDEFDAINERLYNSVWKSQFLSGLMMPIMQFIGNFGYAAVCLVGAVLAIDGKIEFGVIVAFMIYIRLFTQPLTQIAQAVTSLQSAGAASERIFAFLAEDELADETGKATTLPNPKGAVEFQNVHFGYNEDRVIINDFSAKAEPGQKIAIVGPTGAGKSTMVNLLMRFYDTTSGQIIIDGTPIKEITREAVHDQFSMVLQDTWLFEGTVKENLIYNQANISDQQVVDAAKAVGIDHFINTLPSGYDSMLKDADELSVGERQLLTIARALLKDAPMLILDEATSSVDTRTEELIQKAMDKLMEGRTSFVIAHRLSTIKNADLILVMKDGDIIESGDHKALLAQDGFYADLYNSQFERVA